From a single Arachis hypogaea cultivar Tifrunner chromosome 3, arahy.Tifrunner.gnm2.J5K5, whole genome shotgun sequence genomic region:
- the LOC112789059 gene encoding uncharacterized protein, which produces MGDVVSKQIERRRAIQTQKKTLNDLMRVEGEDYPGSDYFLINRKTWMHDLNPEKLQIKKIVWPGTHDSATDKIGIPFITRPFAQCQSDSIYEQLLMGTRVLDIRVQKDRKVCHGILTTYSVDIVLNDINKFLSETESEIIILEVRTEYGHEDPPEFDKYLEEKLGDYLIPNDEKVFDKTIGEVLPKRVICVWKPRKLPKPEAGSMLWSEGYLKDNWINTDLPETKFESNLDYLSKQEPVNTRKYFYRVENTVTPVPDNPIVCVKPVTERIHAFARLFISQCFTKQIGDRLQIFSTDFIDEDFVGACVGLTYARVKGIA; this is translated from the coding sequence ATGGGTGATGTGGTTTCCAAACAGATTGAGAGGCGCAGAGCAATTCAAACACAAAAGAAAACTCTTAATGATCTCATGAGAGTCGAAGGTGAAGACTATCCAGGTTCTGATTACTTCCTCATAAACAGGAAAACATGGATGCATGATCTCAACCCAGAAAAGCTTCAAATCAAGAAGATAGTTTGGCCTGGAACCCATGATTCTGCAACCGACAAGATTGGAATCCCATTCATCACTCGCCCTTTTGCTCAATGCCAATCTGACTCCATATACGAACAACTTTTGATGGGGACACGCGTTTTAGACATAAGAGTGCAGAAGGATAGAAAGGTATGCCATGGAATTCTAACAACTTACAGTGTAGATATTGTCCTTAATGATATCAACAAGTTCTTGTCTGAAACCGAGTCAGAGATCATAATCCTTGAAGTTAGAACAGAATATGGACATGAAGATCCTCCAGAGTTTGACAAGTATCTAGAGGAAAAACTAGGGGATTACCTTATACCAAATGATGAAAAAGTTTTTGATAAAACCATTGGAGAAGTGCTACCAAAGAGGGTTATTTGTGTTTGGAAGCCAAGAAAATTGCCAAAGCCTGAAGCTGGTAGCATGCTGTGGAGTGAAGGGTATTTGAAGGATAATTGGATCAACACTGATTTGCCAGAAACAAAGTTTGAAAGCAACTTGGATTATTTGAGCAAACAAGAACCTGTGAATACTAGAAAGTACTTTTATAGGGTGGAGAACACGGTTACTCCGGTGCCGGATAACCCCATCGTGTGTGTGAAACCAGTGACTGAAAGGATTCATGCTTTTGCAAGGCTATTCATCTCTCAATGTTTCACCAAACAGATTGGTGATAGGTTGCAGATTTTCTCTACAGATTTTATAGATGAGGACTTTGTTGGTGCTTGTGTTGGACTCACATATGCAAGGGTTAAGGGTATTGCATGA